One window of Candidatus Methylomirabilota bacterium genomic DNA carries:
- a CDS encoding RidA family protein produces the protein MTERTRPVNPPALAKAVGFSHGVEATGGRLLFIAGQVARDGAGNVVGKGDLVAQFRQVCENLRTVVAAAGGQLADVVKLTIYVLDVDAYKASLKPLGAVYREYFGRHFPAMTLVGARDLFDAADGCLIEIEGMAVLP, from the coding sequence ATGACCGAGCGGACCCGCCCCGTCAATCCGCCCGCGCTCGCCAAGGCGGTCGGCTTCTCTCACGGCGTGGAGGCCACCGGCGGTCGCCTGCTCTTCATCGCCGGCCAGGTGGCCCGCGATGGCGCTGGCAACGTCGTGGGCAAGGGCGACCTGGTCGCCCAGTTCCGCCAGGTGTGCGAGAACCTCCGCACCGTGGTCGCGGCGGCCGGCGGCCAGCTCGCCGACGTCGTGAAGCTGACGATCTACGTGCTCGACGTCGACGCCTACAAGGCCAGCCTCAAGCCCCTGGGCGCCGTGTACCGCGAGTACTTCGGCCGCCACTTCCCGGCCATGACGCTGGTCGGCGCCCGCGACCTCTTCGATGCTGCCGACGGATGCCTGATCGAGATCGAGGGGATGGCGGTGCTGCCCTGA